The Streptomyces laurentii genome contains a region encoding:
- a CDS encoding hypothetical protein (Predicted hydrolases or acyltransferases (alpha/beta hydrolase superfamily) [General function prediction only]; COG0596;~TAP-like protein; pfam08386;~alpha/beta hydrolase fold; pfam00561;~identified by MetaGeneAnnotator; putative;~probable exported protease [Streptomyces venezuelae ATCC10712]) — protein sequence MKPRAGKLIAAGALVAGTVTVLPGPASAAEPGPTTRPVTSLTWTDCGTRAYPKLQCATLKVPLNHDDPAGRKISLALTRIAHTAATYQGPLLVNPGGPGGSGRGLAGYVAAMLPAKVIAQYDVIGFDPRGVGKSEPALDCLPGYFDPVRPDSVPRGAEGEKANLERARSFAKACGDKYADILPYIDTRSTARDMDAVRRALGAPRINYLGYSYGTYLGAVYARLYPERVRRMALDSVVDPRGVWYEDNIAQNHAFDARHKAFAAWVARHDDVYRLGANPENVEAAWYRMRDELLAKPAAGKVGASELEDTFLPGGYYDGYWPALAAAFSAYAVDHDSAPLVKAYEKHGAADAAADDGYSVYTSVQCRDAQWPKKWSGWREDAWNTYAKAPFYTWNNTWYNAPCAFWPVPSLTPPDVTNDQLPPTLILQATNDAATPFEGAAALHRMVRRSSLVVEQGGGNHGVTLGGNDCMDDHLITYLATGEVPRGAEGAEADAFCERLPEPEPVKQGAASADAAPTGATGASGSPGATLHGVLGHEH from the coding sequence ATGAAACCACGCGCAGGCAAGCTGATCGCCGCGGGGGCCCTGGTCGCGGGGACGGTCACCGTCCTGCCCGGCCCCGCCTCCGCCGCCGAGCCCGGGCCGACCACCCGGCCCGTCACCTCGCTGACCTGGACCGACTGCGGCACCCGGGCCTATCCGAAACTCCAGTGCGCCACCCTGAAAGTGCCGCTGAACCACGACGACCCGGCGGGGCGGAAGATCTCGCTCGCCCTCACCCGGATCGCCCACACGGCCGCCACGTACCAGGGCCCGCTCCTGGTCAACCCCGGCGGGCCGGGCGGCAGCGGACGCGGACTGGCCGGATACGTGGCGGCCATGCTGCCCGCGAAGGTGATCGCGCAGTACGACGTGATCGGCTTCGACCCGCGCGGCGTCGGCAAGAGCGAACCCGCCCTGGACTGCCTTCCCGGCTACTTCGACCCGGTCCGCCCGGACTCCGTACCGCGCGGCGCCGAGGGCGAGAAGGCGAACCTGGAGCGCGCCCGGTCCTTCGCGAAGGCGTGCGGCGACAAGTACGCCGACATCCTGCCGTACATCGACACCCGCTCCACGGCCCGGGACATGGACGCCGTCCGCCGGGCACTCGGCGCGCCCCGGATCAACTACCTCGGCTATTCGTACGGCACCTACCTCGGCGCCGTGTACGCGCGCCTCTACCCCGAGCGGGTGCGCCGCATGGCGCTGGACTCGGTGGTCGACCCGCGGGGCGTCTGGTACGAGGACAACATCGCGCAGAACCACGCCTTCGACGCGCGCCACAAGGCGTTCGCGGCCTGGGTGGCGCGGCACGACGACGTCTACCGGCTCGGCGCCAACCCGGAGAACGTCGAGGCCGCCTGGTACCGGATGCGGGACGAGCTGCTCGCGAAGCCGGCCGCCGGCAAGGTCGGGGCGAGCGAGCTGGAGGACACCTTCCTGCCGGGCGGCTACTACGACGGCTACTGGCCGGCGCTCGCGGCGGCGTTCTCGGCGTACGCCGTCGACCACGACAGCGCCCCGCTGGTGAAGGCGTACGAGAAGCACGGCGCGGCGGACGCCGCCGCCGACGACGGCTACTCCGTCTACACGAGCGTGCAGTGCCGGGACGCGCAGTGGCCGAAGAAGTGGAGCGGGTGGCGCGAGGACGCCTGGAACACGTACGCCAAGGCGCCCTTCTACACCTGGAACAACACCTGGTACAACGCGCCGTGCGCCTTCTGGCCGGTCCCCTCGCTGACCCCGCCGGACGTCACCAACGACCAGCTGCCGCCGACTCTGATCCTCCAGGCGACGAACGACGCCGCCACGCCGTTCGAGGGCGCGGCCGCGCTGCACCGGATGGTCCGGCGCTCCAGCCTCGTCGTCGAGCAGGGCGGGGGCAACCACGGCGTGACCCTGGGTGGGAACGACTGCATGGACGACCATCTGATCACCTATCTCGCCACCGGCGAGGTCCCGCGCGGGGCCGAGGGCGCCGAGGCGGACGCCTTCTGCGAGCGGCTCCCGGAACCGGAGCCCGTGAAGCAGGGCGCGGCAAGCGCAGACGCCGCGCCGACCGGAGCGACGGGGGCGTCGGGGTCGCCCGGTGCGACGCTGCACGGGGTGCTCGGCCACGAGCACTGA
- a CDS encoding kanY protein (KanY [Streptomyces albus J1074];~START/RHO_alpha_C/PITP/Bet_v1/CoxG/CalC (SRPBCC) ligand-binding domain superfamily; cd07812;~hydrophobic ligand binding site;~identified by MetaGeneAnnotator; putative): MAQVEATTERIIAADAGTVFDALADYRGTRAKLLPEQFSEYEVREGGDGAGTLVHWKLQATSKRVRDCLLEVTEPSSGQLAEKDRNSSMVTTWTVTPAGEGRSKAVVTTVWNGAGGIGGFFERTFAPKGLGRIYDAVLARLAAEVEK; encoded by the coding sequence ATGGCGCAGGTCGAGGCCACGACGGAGCGGATCATCGCCGCCGACGCGGGCACCGTGTTCGACGCTCTCGCCGACTACCGCGGCACGCGCGCGAAGCTGCTGCCGGAGCAGTTCAGCGAGTACGAGGTACGCGAGGGCGGCGACGGCGCGGGCACCCTGGTGCACTGGAAGCTCCAGGCCACCAGCAAGCGGGTGCGCGACTGCCTGCTTGAGGTCACCGAGCCCTCCAGCGGACAGCTGGCCGAGAAGGACCGCAACTCCTCCATGGTCACCACCTGGACGGTGACCCCGGCGGGCGAGGGCCGCTCCAAGGCCGTCGTCACCACCGTCTGGAACGGCGCCGGCGGCATCGGCGGCTTCTTCGAGCGGACCTTCGCGCCCAAGGGCCTCGGCCGCATCTACGACGCCGTGCTCGCCCGGCTCGCCGCCGAGGTCGAGAAGTAG
- a CDS encoding hypothetical protein (identified by MetaGeneAnnotator; putative;~sequence version:1), whose product MYLHLVSALDPAHKRVQISNDRGRVNGWTGHDRVFGIRVAVDGVPRPGAADKAAASAPANRP is encoded by the coding sequence GTGTATCTCCATCTGGTGTCCGCCCTCGATCCGGCCCACAAGCGCGTGCAGATCAGCAACGACCGGGGGCGCGTGAACGGTTGGACCGGTCACGACCGGGTCTTCGGCATCCGCGTCGCGGTCGATGGCGTCCCCCGGCCAGGTGCCGCGGACAAGGCGGCGGCCTCCGCCCCCGCCAACCGGCCCTGA